A DNA window from Lepidochelys kempii isolate rLepKem1 chromosome 9, rLepKem1.hap2, whole genome shotgun sequence contains the following coding sequences:
- the SPRY3 gene encoding protein sprouty homolog 3, with protein MDLPAEDFQQVLSIDQIRSIRASNDYVERPAVSFKQARSNPSLSQQAHKQEWSQDCLVSSTFQDLHRSHSQHHQMSALQQHLSHSSTASSVSHSTTASDQRLLSGVTPSHSGHSLIRTQPRAGDLKPEEPLKGVVEKATLHSGHLFICEECGRCKCARCTATRSLPSCWVCNQRCLCSPESLLDYGTCLCCVKGLFYHCSTDDEDTCADDPCSCSSGSCCARWAAMSFLSLLMPCLCCYFPTLGCLKLCQRGYDSLKRPGCRCQNHTNTVCRKISSSSGTPFPKTLDKPV; from the coding sequence ATGGATCTGCCTGCTGAGGACTTCCAACAAGTCCTCTCCATTGACCAGATACGCTCCATCCGTGCCAGCAATGACTATGTGGAGAGACCTGCCGTCTCCTTCAAGCAAGCTCGGTCCAACCCATCCCTCTCACAGCAGGCCCACAAGCAAGAGTGGTCTCAGGACTGCCTGGTGTCTTCCACCTTCCAGGACCTGCACCGCAGCCACAGCCAACACCACCAGATGTCGGCCTTGCAGCAGCACCTGAGTCATTCCAGCACTGCCAGCTCTGTGTCTCACAGCACCACTGCCTCGGACCAGCGGCTGCTGAGCGGGGTCACGCCCTCACATTCTGGGCACTCACTCATCCGGACACAGCCCAGAGCGGGTGACCTGAAGCCCGAGGAACCGCTGAAAGGTGTGGTGGAGAAGGCCACTCTGCACTCTGGACACCTCTTCATCTGTGAGGAGTGTGGGCGTTGTAAGTGCGCCCGCTGCACAGCCACCCGCAGCTTGCCCTCCTGCTGGGTCTGCAACCAGCGCTGCCTTTGCTCTCCAGAGAGTCTCCTCGACTATGGGACTTGCCTGTGCTGCGTCAAGGGTCTCTTCTACCACTGCTCCACTGACGATGAGGACACCTGTGCCGATGacccctgctcctgcagctcGGGGTCCTGCTGCGCCCGCTGGGCTGCTATGagcttcctctctctcctcatgCCCTGCCTCTGCTGCTACTTCCCTACGCTGGGGTGCCTCAAACTTTGCCAGCGGGGCTATGACAGTCTGAAACGTCCTGGCTGCCGCTGCCAGAACCACACCAACACAGTCTGCAGGAAGATCTCCTCCTCCAGTGGCACACCTTTCCCTAAGACTCTGGATAAGCCAGTATGA